One genomic segment of bacterium includes these proteins:
- a CDS encoding metallophosphoesterase: MKTTRIAVISDTHLAPEGLESRSLFPHQLDKLTVTQACRLYDDLRNGIAEANTVVMSAVCQNDEKWTALIHTGDATGGWQERGLVDQSVIDLAKKCVKQLNETTHNLHFCLGGHDTGYAHPGSLPGSGMSYSSLINCVEIFGDLWWFERYNDFCLLGICSPIASYSGSDNDLLHIQERQERVVATKIAELSETPWILFAHEPFLPNKMKPLLSGASKTCKAFIHGHRHDPKFTKFIRALGTVTRDPFLRVSHTCPSVTPLWWPGCGWMEIAIEKTKMTIKSHQVPVPESIAKLPTASFWRCLWWMLRPR, from the coding sequence GTGAAAACTACTCGCATCGCGGTTATTTCAGATACTCACCTGGCCCCCGAAGGCCTTGAAAGCCGATCACTTTTCCCCCATCAACTGGATAAACTTACTGTCACGCAAGCATGTAGACTGTACGACGACTTACGCAACGGAATTGCTGAAGCCAACACCGTCGTTATGAGTGCTGTTTGCCAAAATGACGAAAAATGGACTGCCCTGATACATACAGGAGACGCCACCGGTGGCTGGCAAGAACGCGGTCTCGTCGATCAATCCGTGATTGATTTGGCAAAAAAGTGCGTGAAACAACTGAATGAAACAACACACAATCTTCATTTCTGTCTTGGCGGACACGATACCGGCTACGCGCACCCGGGATCACTTCCCGGCAGTGGAATGAGCTACTCCAGCCTGATCAATTGCGTTGAAATTTTCGGCGACCTCTGGTGGTTCGAGCGGTACAACGATTTTTGTCTGCTCGGCATCTGTTCCCCGATTGCTTCCTATTCTGGAAGCGATAATGATCTCTTGCACATTCAAGAACGCCAAGAACGTGTCGTCGCCACGAAAATTGCGGAACTTTCGGAGACACCGTGGATCCTTTTCGCGCACGAACCGTTTCTACCGAATAAAATGAAGCCCTTGCTTAGTGGTGCTTCAAAAACCTGCAAAGCCTTCATCCACGGCCATCGGCACGATCCGAAATTCACCAAGTTTATTCGCGCTTTAGGAACCGTCACCCGCGACCCATTCTTGCGCGTCAGCCACACCTGCCCATCGGTCACGCCACTCTGGTGGCCGGGATGCGGGTGGATGGAAATCGCCATCGAAAAGACCAAGATGACGATCAAGAGTCACCAAGTTCCGGTTCCCGAATCCATTGCCAAGTTGCCCACCGCATCGTTCTGGCGCTGTCTGTGGTGGATGTTACGCCCACGATAA
- the ftsH gene encoding ATP-dependent zinc metalloprotease FtsH, whose translation MNEQSSFKLAVDILGMPKIKFSKPKTPQLNAKNIGASLLVLAILITVFSVFGAPAEKIPTVPLSQVATEVNAGQVKKISVEQNTIQVEKTDGKKETANKEADASLTDSLKNFGVNTEKLRSVEIAVKQPSGVGFWTANLLPALLPFLLLGGFMFFMIRSAQSANSRAISFGQIKDKPAGGLPPKKKVTFKDVAGAHEAKQELMEVVDFLKNPKKFTAMGARIPKGVLLFGAPGTGKTLLAKAVAGEADVPFFHMSGSEFVEMFVGVGASRVRDLFQKAKENAPAIVFVDELDAVGRHRGTGMGGGHDEREQTLNQILVEMDGFATDEGVIVIAATNRPDVLDPALLRPGRFDRHVTLDLPDIDEREAILQVHSEGKPMVKEISLRRVAERTPGFSGADLANLTNEAAILTVRREKKKIEMTELLDSIEKVMLGPERKSHMLSTKEKEIAAYHEAGHAIIAHVLPHVDPVRKISIVSRGRAGGYTLKLPETERRLHSKPEFLGELATLLGGYTAELTQFGELTTGASNDLKRATELARSIVTEYGMSDMGPATYGEHEEYVFLGRDFSAKRNYSEETAFQIDKAIIHLLDTARKEAMDIIAKHKDKWQLIAKVLIEKETIEQDEFWALMGETPKPQTPDTSVTPTTTTPVMEVPSTHEPKIVPAGA comes from the coding sequence TTGAACGAACAAAGTTCGTTCAAATTGGCAGTTGATATACTGGGTATGCCAAAAATTAAATTTTCCAAACCAAAGACGCCCCAATTAAACGCAAAGAATATCGGGGCCAGTTTACTAGTATTAGCCATTTTAATTACCGTTTTCTCCGTGTTTGGCGCTCCGGCAGAAAAAATTCCAACCGTTCCACTTTCGCAAGTAGCCACGGAAGTAAATGCCGGCCAAGTGAAGAAAATCAGCGTCGAACAAAATACCATTCAAGTTGAAAAAACCGACGGTAAAAAAGAAACTGCCAACAAAGAAGCGGATGCTTCCCTTACCGATTCGTTGAAAAACTTCGGTGTTAACACAGAAAAACTTCGTAGCGTTGAAATTGCCGTTAAACAACCATCGGGCGTTGGTTTCTGGACGGCCAATCTTCTGCCCGCTTTACTCCCCTTCCTATTATTGGGCGGTTTTATGTTCTTCATGATCCGTTCCGCGCAGTCCGCCAATTCTCGCGCTATTTCATTTGGTCAAATCAAAGACAAACCAGCCGGTGGTTTACCACCAAAAAAGAAGGTTACATTTAAAGATGTCGCCGGCGCGCACGAAGCCAAACAAGAATTAATGGAAGTTGTCGACTTCTTGAAAAATCCAAAAAAGTTTACCGCTATGGGCGCGCGTATTCCCAAGGGTGTCTTACTTTTTGGCGCCCCGGGAACAGGTAAAACATTGTTAGCCAAAGCGGTGGCCGGTGAAGCGGACGTGCCGTTCTTTCATATGTCCGGTTCGGAATTCGTGGAAATGTTCGTCGGTGTCGGTGCCAGTCGCGTGCGAGATTTATTCCAAAAAGCGAAAGAAAACGCCCCGGCGATTGTTTTCGTTGATGAACTTGACGCGGTCGGTCGCCACCGTGGCACAGGCATGGGTGGTGGACACGACGAACGTGAACAAACCCTCAATCAAATTTTGGTGGAAATGGACGGCTTTGCCACCGATGAAGGTGTCATTGTCATCGCCGCCACCAATCGTCCGGATGTTTTAGACCCGGCTCTGCTTCGCCCGGGACGTTTTGATCGTCACGTCACACTAGATTTACCGGATATTGATGAACGCGAAGCTATTTTGCAAGTACATTCCGAAGGCAAGCCAATGGTGAAAGAAATTTCGCTACGCCGTGTCGCGGAACGCACCCCCGGTTTTTCCGGTGCTGACTTAGCGAATCTAACCAACGAAGCAGCCATTCTTACGGTTCGTCGTGAAAAGAAAAAAATTGAAATGACGGAACTTTTAGATTCGATTGAAAAAGTAATGCTTGGCCCGGAACGCAAGAGCCATATGTTAAGCACTAAAGAAAAAGAAATTGCCGCTTATCACGAAGCCGGTCACGCCATTATCGCGCACGTCTTACCGCACGTCGATCCCGTACGAAAAATTTCCATTGTTTCCCGCGGTCGCGCCGGTGGTTACACATTAAAACTTCCGGAAACAGAACGCCGTTTGCACAGCAAACCGGAGTTCTTAGGCGAACTCGCCACCCTGCTTGGTGGCTACACCGCGGAATTAACACAATTTGGCGAGCTTACCACCGGTGCCTCGAATGACTTAAAACGTGCCACCGAATTGGCTCGTTCAATCGTCACCGAATACGGTATGAGCGATATGGGACCCGCCACATACGGTGAACACGAAGAATACGTTTTCTTGGGTCGCGATTTTAGCGCCAAACGTAATTATTCCGAAGAAACCGCCTTCCAAATCGACAAAGCAATTATTCATTTATTGGATACTGCCCGCAAAGAAGCAATGGATATTATCGCCAAACACAAAGATAAATGGCAATTAATTGCCAAGGTTTTGATCGAAAAAGAAACAATCGAACAAGACGAGTTTTGGGCATTGATGGGTGAAACGCCGAAACCGCAAACACCTGATACATCAGTCACGCCGACCACAACAACCCCCGTCATGGAAGTCCCATCCACCCACGAACCAAAAATCGTCCCAGCCGGAGCGTAA
- a CDS encoding S1 RNA-binding domain-containing protein: MASIKEVPNSEFGKLLQERPDSIRTARREEVVKGKIFDIASNTLYIDLGHLGVGIVFGRELMDAQETFRHAKIGDPVEAVVVEAENDDGYVELSLRSASEERAWEELHEKEKSGEIFPVQVLEANKGGLILRVSGVTGFLPVSQLNAAHYPRVEGGDKQKILEKLKSYIGQMFNVRVITADRAEGKMIVSEKEAMNTETQVALEGLSIGATVDGKISGVVDFGMFVKFNWKQIELEGLVHISELAWQRIDNPSEFAKVGMPTQAQVIGVDGTRISLSLKRLRPDPWLSVQEKYKVGEKVTGEVLKVTPFGAFVKLDDDIHGLAHISELTEDDTLKPEEVIKPGQTHEFRIISIEPVEHRLGLSLKTGEKKEKKEKAPTKKKAKKTEDKEEEKAEKEAE; this comes from the coding sequence ATGGCTTCGATAAAAGAAGTGCCAAATTCCGAATTTGGCAAATTATTGCAAGAACGTCCTGACTCTATTCGCACAGCTCGTCGCGAAGAAGTAGTGAAGGGTAAAATTTTTGATATCGCCTCCAATACCTTATATATCGACCTCGGCCACCTAGGCGTCGGGATCGTTTTTGGTCGCGAACTGATGGACGCCCAAGAAACATTCCGTCACGCTAAAATCGGCGACCCTGTCGAAGCGGTGGTTGTAGAAGCCGAAAATGACGATGGCTATGTTGAACTTTCTCTCCGTAGCGCCTCCGAAGAACGTGCTTGGGAAGAGCTCCACGAAAAAGAAAAGTCCGGCGAAATTTTTCCTGTACAGGTTTTGGAAGCCAACAAAGGTGGGCTTATCTTGCGCGTCAGCGGTGTCACCGGTTTTTTGCCTGTTTCTCAATTAAATGCCGCCCACTATCCTCGTGTTGAAGGTGGCGATAAACAAAAGATTTTGGAAAAATTAAAGAGCTACATCGGCCAAATGTTTAACGTCCGCGTTATCACTGCCGACAGAGCCGAAGGAAAGATGATCGTTTCTGAAAAAGAAGCAATGAACACGGAGACCCAAGTTGCCCTCGAAGGTTTGAGTATCGGCGCGACGGTAGATGGCAAAATCAGTGGTGTGGTGGATTTTGGAATGTTCGTCAAATTCAATTGGAAACAAATTGAACTGGAAGGCTTAGTCCATATTTCCGAACTCGCCTGGCAACGCATCGACAATCCGAGCGAATTCGCCAAGGTTGGGATGCCAACACAGGCCCAAGTAATCGGCGTCGATGGCACCCGTATTTCCCTCTCTCTTAAGCGCCTCCGCCCTGACCCATGGTTATCTGTACAAGAAAAATACAAAGTCGGTGAAAAAGTTACCGGTGAGGTTTTGAAGGTCACACCGTTTGGCGCCTTCGTAAAACTGGATGACGATATTCACGGTTTGGCACACATCTCCGAATTGACGGAAGATGACACACTAAAACCGGAAGAAGTAATCAAACCCGGTCAGACACATGAATTCCGCATTATTAGCATTGAACCGGTGGAACATCGCCTCGGTCTTTCCTTAAAGACCGGCGAGAAGAAAGAGAAGAAGGAAAAAGCGCCGACAAAGAAGAAGGCGAAGAAAACAGAAGACAAGGAAGAAGAAAAAGCAGAAAAAGAGGCTGAGTAA